TTCAGATCGGCATAACCGAACAGCGCAGGAGAAAAATACTCCTGGACATCGAGAACCGACTGAACCATCTGCTCAAATGTTTGCATAGACTCCTCGCAGAAACAGCGCATCGTGTCAAAAACGTTACTTGTCAACGCAACAAGTACCGTCTTCACAATGTCATGAAACAGTGGCCGACCACAAGGAGGGAAACGGTTTCAACGAAGTAGCATGATCTGATGTGCATTCGCACAGCTCCACGTTGTGGATCGACATTCATTTTTTTACGGATCTCACCGTGGTACATGGTGATTTGCCTTGCTAAAGTTGACACCATCAGACGTTGTTGTGGCAGGCAACCTTTGATTCTCCTTTCTTCCTACTTTGAAGCAAAAACGTAACGCCGGTTCGGATGCCTCCCCGAGCCGGCGTTATTTTTTTCGATTTTTGAAAGCATTCAGCCAGAAAATTGGTAAATCAGCAATAAAAAGCCCCGACCATCGTTTTATCATGGCGGGGCTTTTTCGGTTATGATCTGACTCAACCTTGCAGTCAGGATCCCCCTGAGGGAATCATTTTCGTTTGTTTTCGGAATACGTTGGCACTTGCTTCAATTAATGTCTTACCCTTACCTGACCGGGTGGCTCAGAGACTGTCATACTGCCTTCCTCCTGTCGGTCTGCGTGGATAACCTTAATGCTTGTCCCCCGTATGGAGTTACGTTGCTGTTCCTTTTTACTACAGAGCGTTAATCCTTGTTTTACGATGTTTGATCACGTGCTTAACGAACGGGGAACCTCGCTGCCAACAAGCTGTTAAGGTCATCAGTTAGGTTGATTAAACTGTACCATCTCTCGCCACGTTGTAAAGAGCACAGAGTATTTTTTTTGAAGAATTTTTTGCTTCAGAAAAAACAGCCCTAGGGGGGCGTTCTCAATCAGAAGAATGAGAACGCCCCCCTAGCTAGGGTTCCAACCATGCCGTAATCTGTTGACAGCGTTGTCCCCATTGCGGGCCGAGACGCTCGCCAAGAAAGGCGGCAAGTAAACTGTTAAACAGCTGTACACCTTCCTCGACAACATGCATGCGCTCAAAAAAAACAGCCAGCCGTTCATCTTCGAGCTCCGCTCCCTTTTCGATCCGCACAGTAGGGCACTTGAATGAGCCAAACAAAAACAGTTCGCCCTTCAGGGTCATACGCCATTGATGTTCAAGTTTTTCCATATGGATGGTGGCTTCACCAATCTCTTTGCCCTGCCGCAGGGCAACACGTACTTCTTCGAAACGGTCCTGAGGCCCAATGACAGTGACCTTTTGCGCCCCCTCATTGCCTTGGCCGGTGAGAAGAAAGCGATTATCGAGATACGCGATGAAGCTCTCCCCTTCGGCAGCTGGGCCATCCGAGCAGACACGGTAGTCGCTGCGTCCGTTCGTCGTGCCATAGAGCAACCACATCAGAAATTCACTCCCCAGCCACTGGTTGTCGCGAATCTGCTCCATGACGGAACCTTCTGCCGAAGGATTTTCAGCATTTAGAGCTTCCAACAGGGATTCAGCGACCACCTGGCGGGCTCGCTCCATCGGATAGACACTGACAAGACGCGATCCGACAAAGGTTTTTTGAAACAGATCGGTCAAATCATCCATGGCCCGGGTACTGACACTGGCGAAGGTCAAGCGTCCGGTGCGCAGATTCCACACCACGTCCATCAAACTTGGGCTGGGCAACACTCTGACCAGCAACCGATTGCGCACCAACTCTTTCAGCTCGTCATTTTTATCCTTCGGTACACGTTGATAGCCGGGGTTCTCAGCCAAAAAGCGCTGCTGTTCACGCTGCAACTCACCCTTTACCAGTGCCGAGGGCAAACGCCGTTGATCCCGGCGCAAGGTAAAAGTGACATAATCCTCACGCCACCAGGAGGATGGATCACTGAAATCTGCGGATTGAAAATCATCCAGCTCAACCCATCCCAGAG
This is a stretch of genomic DNA from uncultured Desulfuromonas sp.. It encodes these proteins:
- the rdgC gene encoding recombination-associated protein RdgC, encoding MGLLSNTVSISQFDVVGEFPEGDLAQWIGEQLAAHAFSSIEHSAEELALGWVELDDFQSADFSDPSSWWREDYVTFTLRRDQRRLPSALVKGELQREQQRFLAENPGYQRVPKDKNDELKELVRNRLLVRVLPSPSLMDVVWNLRTGRLTFASVSTRAMDDLTDLFQKTFVGSRLVSVYPMERARQVVAESLLEALNAENPSAEGSVMEQIRDNQWLGSEFLMWLLYGTTNGRSDYRVCSDGPAAEGESFIAYLDNRFLLTGQGNEGAQKVTVIGPQDRFEEVRVALRQGKEIGEATIHMEKLEHQWRMTLKGELFLFGSFKCPTVRIEKGAELEDERLAVFFERMHVVEEGVQLFNSLLAAFLGERLGPQWGQRCQQITAWLEP